One genomic window of Xanthobacter dioxanivorans includes the following:
- a CDS encoding molybdopterin-dependent oxidoreductase, translated as MAIRRYPHLAHWGAFTAVVEDGVLVACEPFLADPNPSSMLGSVAPGVYSDKRIRRPAVREGWLKRRHGAGGEGRGREKMIEVDWDEALDLVAGEIRRVEAERGREALFAGSYGWSSAGRFHHARSLIRRFYFSGGGAVDQVGNYSWGTAQFLLPYVIGTYQPLTGRVTAWPSILAHTEIFLAFGGLALKNGQVSSGGAVQHTQELWLRRLAAKGIPIVNISPTRDDCPDFLEAEWLPIRPNTDVALMLALAFEILRLGGADQDFLARHTVGAEALAAYVRGESDGVPKSPDWAEGICGLPAAAIAGLAARLVGKRSYITCSFAVQRAQHGEQPYWMAIALAALLGQVGLPGGGFGFGHGSMNGVGNPRPATPGPEMAVGRNPLRRAIPCARIADMLLAPGTPYAFDGRQETYPDVRLIHWAGGNPFHHHQQLNRLLEAWRRPETVIVNEIWWTPTARLADIVLPVTTTLERNDIGGSSRDRYVVAMHKAIEPLHAARSDFDIFHDLAARLGHAQAFTEGRDEMGWVRDIYARCAAANRAADIPFPDFETFWAAGTVELPEPEGDFVLFSDFRADPVSHPLKTPSGRIELFSETIARLALPDCRPHPAWIPPAEWLGAPSVERYPLHLLSVQPADRLHSQLDFAPLPQANKVKGREAIALNPADAASRGCRDGDLVEVSNARGACLAGLRISDGVRRGVAVMATGAWFDPDLGGNGAERAGTANVLTLDVGTSLLTQGPNAMGCLVEVRPAQDREGRVGPAAAVDRRDRGLQRS; from the coding sequence ATGGCGATCCGGCGCTATCCCCATCTCGCCCATTGGGGGGCTTTCACGGCGGTGGTCGAGGACGGCGTGCTCGTCGCCTGCGAGCCGTTTCTCGCCGACCCCAATCCCTCGTCCATGCTGGGGAGCGTCGCGCCCGGGGTCTATTCGGACAAGCGCATCCGCCGGCCCGCGGTGCGCGAAGGCTGGCTGAAGCGCCGCCATGGCGCCGGAGGCGAGGGGCGCGGCCGGGAAAAGATGATCGAAGTGGACTGGGACGAGGCGCTCGACCTCGTCGCCGGGGAAATCCGCCGGGTGGAAGCCGAGCGCGGGCGCGAGGCGCTCTTCGCCGGCTCCTATGGCTGGTCCTCGGCGGGCCGCTTCCACCATGCGCGCTCGCTCATCCGCCGCTTCTACTTTTCTGGCGGCGGCGCCGTCGACCAGGTGGGCAATTACAGCTGGGGCACCGCGCAATTCCTGCTGCCCTATGTGATCGGCACCTACCAGCCGCTCACCGGGCGGGTCACCGCATGGCCCAGCATCCTCGCCCATACCGAGATCTTCCTCGCCTTCGGCGGCCTCGCCCTCAAGAACGGGCAGGTTTCCTCCGGCGGAGCCGTCCAGCATACCCAAGAGCTCTGGCTGCGGCGTCTGGCCGCCAAGGGCATCCCGATCGTCAACATCTCGCCCACCCGCGACGATTGCCCCGACTTTCTCGAGGCCGAATGGCTGCCGATCCGTCCCAATACGGACGTGGCGCTGATGCTGGCCCTCGCCTTCGAGATCCTGCGGCTCGGCGGCGCGGACCAGGACTTCCTCGCGCGCCACACGGTCGGCGCGGAGGCGCTGGCGGCCTATGTGCGCGGCGAGAGCGACGGCGTTCCGAAGTCGCCGGACTGGGCGGAGGGGATCTGCGGGCTGCCCGCGGCCGCCATCGCCGGACTTGCCGCGCGCCTCGTGGGCAAGCGCTCCTACATCACCTGTTCCTTTGCCGTGCAACGCGCCCAGCACGGGGAGCAGCCCTACTGGATGGCCATCGCGCTCGCCGCCCTGCTCGGGCAGGTGGGCCTGCCGGGTGGCGGCTTCGGCTTCGGCCACGGCTCCATGAACGGGGTGGGCAATCCACGCCCCGCCACGCCCGGCCCGGAAATGGCGGTGGGCCGCAACCCGCTGAGGCGCGCCATTCCCTGCGCCCGCATCGCCGACATGCTGCTCGCCCCCGGAACGCCCTATGCGTTCGACGGGCGGCAGGAGACCTATCCGGACGTGCGCCTCATCCATTGGGCGGGCGGCAATCCCTTCCACCACCACCAGCAGCTCAACCGCCTGCTTGAGGCCTGGCGGCGGCCCGAGACCGTCATCGTCAACGAGATCTGGTGGACGCCCACCGCGCGCCTCGCCGACATCGTGCTGCCGGTGACCACGACGCTGGAGCGCAACGACATCGGCGGCTCCTCGCGCGACCGCTATGTGGTCGCCATGCACAAGGCGATCGAACCGCTCCACGCCGCGCGATCCGACTTCGACATCTTCCACGACCTTGCCGCGCGACTGGGCCATGCGCAGGCCTTCACCGAAGGTCGCGACGAGATGGGGTGGGTGCGCGACATCTATGCCCGCTGCGCTGCCGCCAACCGGGCAGCGGACATCCCGTTTCCCGATTTCGAGACGTTCTGGGCCGCCGGGACGGTGGAGTTGCCAGAGCCTGAGGGCGATTTCGTCCTGTTCTCGGACTTCCGCGCCGACCCGGTGTCACATCCGCTGAAGACGCCGAGCGGGCGGATCGAACTGTTCAGCGAGACCATCGCCCGCCTCGCCTTGCCGGACTGCCGCCCGCATCCCGCCTGGATCCCGCCGGCCGAGTGGCTCGGAGCGCCGTCCGTGGAACGCTACCCGCTGCATCTTCTCTCGGTGCAGCCCGCCGACCGTCTGCACAGCCAGCTGGATTTCGCCCCCCTGCCGCAGGCGAACAAGGTGAAGGGGCGGGAAGCCATTGCCCTGAATCCCGCCGATGCCGCCAGCCGCGGCTGCCGCGACGGCGACCTCGTGGAAGTGTCCAACGCGCGCGGCGCATGCCTCGCCGGCCTGCGCATCAGCGACGGCGTGCGCCGTGGCGTCGCGGTGATGGCGACCGGGGCGTGGTTCGATCCCGACCTCGGCGGCAACGGCGCCGAACGGGCCGGCACCGCCAATGTCCTCACGCTCGATGTGGGAACATCGCTGCTGACACAGGGCCCGAACGCCATGGGCTGTCTGGTCGAGGTCCGGCCCGCACAGGACCGGGAAGGGCGGGTCGGTCCGGCAGCCGCGGTGGACCGTCGTGACCGGGGCCTTCAGCGCTCCTGA
- a CDS encoding ATP-binding protein → MGLIVGLVILTALALPLAGLFFFRIYENQLIRQTEADLIGQSAVLATVMAREIAALPPGVPLGSAEPPAPAEADMPYRPILPALDLAHDPILDRRPPAAAAPVPADPAFVALGARLAPDLVATQKTTLAGFRLLDPRGVVIAGREELGLSLAHVEEVAAALDGRFRAVMRLRVSKHEPPPLYSLSRGTSVRLFVAMPVIVAGRVAGVVYASRTPSNVFKSFHEERGKLIAAGLTILALAALIGFIFQRAITRPIRELMKRTEAIGRGDRVALTPLAHHGTAEFAALSQGFLDTAQALQDRSDFIATFAAHVSHELKSPLTAIKGAAELLRDDLDAGTPGMDRADRRRFLDNIVSDTGRLTTIVQRLRELARAEGVPTAGATTLTATVADLRSGFATLKIQTEGAVSEPVRISPENARIVLSHLADNALRHGARSLAISAHREADRLRVSVRDDGPGISAANRGKVFESFFTTRRDSGGTGMGLSIVRAMLEAHGGSIVLGGSDGAAEGATFVLSIPLAPQSSASAARGRMIPAEGKGHRE, encoded by the coding sequence ATGGGCCTCATCGTCGGCCTGGTCATCCTCACCGCCCTGGCGCTGCCGCTGGCCGGGCTGTTCTTCTTCCGCATCTACGAGAACCAGCTGATCCGCCAGACGGAGGCGGACCTGATCGGCCAGAGCGCGGTGCTTGCCACCGTGATGGCCCGGGAGATCGCGGCGCTGCCACCCGGCGTGCCGCTCGGCAGCGCCGAGCCGCCTGCCCCGGCCGAGGCAGACATGCCCTACCGGCCGATCCTGCCGGCGCTCGACCTGGCGCACGATCCCATCCTCGACCGCCGGCCGCCTGCCGCGGCGGCGCCCGTGCCGGCCGATCCCGCCTTCGTCGCCCTCGGGGCACGGCTCGCGCCCGATCTCGTGGCGACGCAGAAGACCACCCTCGCCGGCTTCCGCCTCTTGGACCCGCGTGGCGTTGTGATCGCCGGGCGCGAGGAGTTGGGCCTGTCCCTCGCCCATGTGGAGGAGGTGGCGGCGGCGCTCGATGGTCGGTTCAGGGCCGTCATGCGCTTGCGGGTCTCGAAGCATGAGCCGCCGCCGCTCTACTCGCTGAGCCGTGGCACCTCGGTGCGGCTGTTCGTGGCCATGCCGGTGATCGTGGCGGGGCGCGTCGCCGGCGTGGTCTACGCCTCACGTACGCCCAGCAACGTGTTCAAGAGCTTCCACGAGGAACGTGGCAAGCTGATAGCCGCCGGGCTGACGATCCTCGCCCTCGCCGCCTTGATCGGCTTCATCTTCCAGCGGGCCATCACCCGGCCCATCCGCGAGCTGATGAAGCGGACGGAGGCCATCGGGCGGGGCGACCGCGTGGCCCTCACGCCGCTGGCCCATCACGGCACCGCCGAATTCGCCGCCCTGTCCCAAGGCTTCCTCGACACCGCGCAGGCCCTGCAGGACCGTTCTGACTTCATCGCCACCTTCGCCGCCCATGTCTCGCACGAGCTGAAATCGCCGCTCACCGCCATCAAGGGCGCGGCCGAGCTGCTGCGAGACGATCTCGACGCGGGCACACCCGGCATGGACCGCGCCGACCGGCGCCGCTTCCTCGACAACATCGTCTCGGACACCGGGCGCCTCACCACCATCGTCCAGCGCCTGCGGGAGCTGGCGCGGGCGGAGGGGGTGCCGACCGCAGGCGCAACCACCCTCACCGCTACCGTCGCCGACCTGCGCTCGGGCTTCGCCACGCTGAAGATCCAGACTGAGGGCGCCGTGTCCGAGCCGGTCCGCATCTCCCCGGAGAATGCCCGCATCGTCCTCTCCCACCTCGCCGACAATGCCCTGCGCCACGGGGCGCGCTCCCTCGCCATATCCGCCCATCGCGAGGCCGACAGGCTGCGCGTGAGCGTGCGCGACGACGGGCCCGGCATCTCCGCCGCCAACCGCGGAAAGGTCTTCGAGAGCTTCTTCACCACCCGGCGGGACAGCGGAGGCACCGGCATGGGCCTGTCCATCGTGCGGGCCATGCTGGAGGCCCATGGCGGCAGCATCGTGCTGGGAGGAAGCGACGGCGCCGCGGAGGGCGCAACCTTTGTTCTCTCGATCCCGCTTGCTCCTCAATCCAGCGCATCGGCCGCACGAGGGCGCATGATTCCGGCAGAGGGTAAAGGACACCGCGAATGA
- a CDS encoding M14 family metallopeptidase, which translates to MPASSSSRAFSEILAMAEPGRLATGAIFVGRLASGAAVEIPYVIAKGAKPGKCLWLNGQVHGDEINGIVAALDFARELDLSELSGSVVVSSTANPLAFDGRRKKAPQDDIDLDQSFPGSAGGLSSERMAKIFFEACTCADVVVNLHTMGTTFDADPYAVYKVHPNGRVSEETLLHLVAPFAPAVACRMNVAGGTGELPGNLAGALDFQCLDRGQIAFMVELGGGGRLVAEHVAQGITGFEGLARRLGLLPGAAVAPAELRQVTKRRHVTCAEGGIFRVLARPATVIPAGQPLGEVMDLHGVVREQITLPFDALVIGIRRDPVVHFGDRVAFVAEHWSNVPA; encoded by the coding sequence ATGCCCGCTTCGTCTTCCTCCCGCGCCTTCTCCGAGATTCTCGCCATGGCCGAGCCCGGCCGCCTCGCGACGGGCGCGATTTTCGTCGGGCGCCTTGCCTCCGGCGCGGCCGTGGAAATTCCCTATGTGATCGCCAAGGGCGCGAAGCCCGGAAAATGCCTGTGGCTGAACGGGCAGGTGCATGGCGACGAGATCAACGGCATCGTCGCCGCCCTCGACTTCGCCCGGGAGCTGGACCTCTCCGAGCTGTCGGGCAGCGTGGTGGTGAGCTCCACCGCCAATCCGCTCGCCTTCGACGGACGCCGCAAGAAGGCGCCGCAGGACGATATCGACCTGGACCAGTCGTTTCCCGGCTCGGCCGGCGGCCTCTCCTCCGAACGCATGGCGAAGATCTTCTTCGAGGCCTGCACCTGCGCCGATGTGGTGGTGAACCTCCACACCATGGGCACCACTTTCGATGCCGATCCCTACGCGGTCTACAAGGTCCATCCCAATGGTCGGGTGAGCGAGGAGACCCTGCTCCACCTCGTCGCGCCGTTCGCCCCGGCCGTGGCCTGCCGCATGAACGTGGCGGGCGGCACCGGCGAATTGCCCGGCAACCTCGCCGGCGCGCTGGATTTCCAGTGCCTCGACCGGGGCCAGATCGCCTTCATGGTGGAGCTGGGCGGGGGTGGACGCCTGGTGGCGGAGCATGTGGCCCAGGGCATCACCGGCTTCGAGGGTTTGGCGCGCCGGCTCGGCCTGCTGCCGGGCGCGGCGGTGGCGCCCGCCGAATTGCGCCAGGTGACGAAGCGCCGGCACGTCACCTGCGCGGAAGGGGGCATCTTCCGGGTCCTCGCCCGCCCGGCCACGGTCATCCCGGCGGGGCAGCCCCTCGGCGAGGTCATGGATCTGCACGGGGTGGTGCGCGAGCAGATCACGCTGCCGTTCGATGCCCTGGTGATCGGCATCCGGCGCGATCCGGTGGTGCATTTCGGTGACCGCGTGGCCTTCGTCGCGGAACACTGGTCCAACGTCCCGGCCTGA
- a CDS encoding DUF4153 domain-containing protein, with protein MVKILCSKSNAWLLDANAIAVVATLYLCCFANFPYMVARYNLTHWQERSDMGPVLDVAYLAALGPDALPAYAGIAVGANPYRLAGWQVVRLQREQSSAEHMLEQANWRSWTFRNWRLKRVLAAHPLDAAPSGTAPASAN; from the coding sequence GTGGTCAAGATCCTGTGCAGCAAATCGAACGCGTGGCTGCTCGATGCCAATGCGATTGCGGTCGTGGCGACGCTCTATCTGTGCTGCTTCGCCAATTTTCCCTATATGGTCGCGCGCTACAACCTGACGCACTGGCAGGAAAGGAGTGACATGGGACCTGTGCTCGACGTCGCCTATCTGGCCGCCCTCGGGCCGGACGCGCTGCCGGCCTATGCCGGGATCGCGGTGGGCGCCAATCCGTATCGGCTCGCCGGGTGGCAAGTCGTCAGGCTGCAACGTGAACAGAGCTCCGCCGAGCACATGCTTGAACAGGCGAACTGGCGCAGCTGGACCTTCCGCAACTGGCGCCTGAAGCGCGTTCTCGCGGCCCATCCCCTGGATGCGGCGCCGTCGGGCACCGCGCCCGCATCGGCGAACTAG
- a CDS encoding ABC transporter substrate-binding protein, protein MQRTDQSRRVRVRLCKLATSVILATSVLLPASARAQISDTVVRIGVLGDMGGQFADIGGKGSVVAAQLAAEDFGGKVAGVPIEIIAGDHQNKADIGGATLRKWFDEGGVDAVADLPVSSVALAAQEIARERKKTLLISGAAVSDLTGKACSPYSTHWADDTYALANATGRAVTAAGGKTWFFLTVDYSFGHAMERDASAAVTAAGGKVLGATRHPLGTADFSSFLIQAQASKAEVVGLANVGGDTTNSIKQAAEFGITSGGQKVAGFLVFITDVHAIGLPLAKGLRVTTGFYWDQNDKARAFAKRFFAKMGRMPTKQQASVYASITHYLSAVAASGTDEAGKVNAEMRRLPVDYFGHAASIRADGRVLYDLTLYEVKSPAESKAPWDYYKPVTTLPAAEVFRPAGETGCLLGKS, encoded by the coding sequence ATGCAACGGACGGATCAATCGCGCCGGGTGCGGGTGAGGCTTTGCAAGCTCGCCACTTCGGTCATTCTCGCCACGTCGGTTCTGTTGCCGGCCAGCGCCCGTGCCCAGATCTCCGACACCGTGGTGCGCATCGGCGTGCTCGGCGACATGGGCGGGCAGTTCGCTGACATCGGAGGCAAGGGGTCGGTGGTGGCTGCCCAGCTTGCCGCGGAGGATTTCGGCGGCAAGGTCGCTGGCGTTCCCATCGAGATCATCGCCGGGGATCACCAGAACAAGGCGGACATCGGTGGCGCGACACTGCGCAAATGGTTCGACGAGGGCGGCGTGGACGCGGTGGCCGATCTGCCGGTCAGCTCCGTTGCGCTGGCCGCGCAGGAGATTGCTCGCGAGCGGAAGAAAACCCTGCTGATCTCCGGTGCCGCCGTCTCCGATCTCACCGGCAAGGCCTGCTCTCCCTATTCCACCCATTGGGCGGACGACACCTATGCCCTGGCCAATGCCACCGGGCGGGCGGTGACCGCCGCCGGCGGCAAGACCTGGTTCTTCCTCACCGTGGACTATTCCTTCGGCCACGCCATGGAGCGCGACGCGTCGGCGGCGGTCACCGCGGCCGGCGGCAAGGTGCTCGGCGCCACGCGCCATCCCCTTGGCACCGCCGATTTCTCATCCTTCCTCATCCAGGCCCAGGCCTCCAAGGCCGAAGTGGTGGGCCTTGCCAATGTCGGCGGGGACACCACCAATTCCATCAAGCAGGCGGCAGAGTTCGGCATTACCTCTGGAGGGCAGAAGGTGGCCGGCTTCCTGGTCTTCATCACCGATGTGCACGCCATCGGCCTGCCACTGGCCAAGGGCCTGCGCGTCACCACCGGCTTCTACTGGGACCAGAACGACAAGGCCCGCGCTTTCGCGAAGCGCTTCTTCGCCAAGATGGGCCGGATGCCCACCAAGCAGCAGGCTTCGGTCTATGCCTCGATCACCCATTACCTCAGCGCCGTGGCCGCCTCGGGTACCGATGAGGCGGGCAAGGTCAATGCCGAGATGCGGCGCCTGCCGGTGGACTATTTCGGTCACGCCGCATCCATCCGGGCGGACGGGCGCGTGCTGTACGACCTCACCCTCTACGAGGTGAAGAGCCCCGCCGAGAGCAAGGCTCCGTGGGACTATTACAAGCCGGTCACCACGCTGCCCGCGGCAGAGGTGTTCCGTCCCGCCGGCGAGACGGGGTGCCTGCTGGGCAAATCCTGA
- a CDS encoding MarR family winged helix-turn-helix transcriptional regulator encodes MRTLDLEVFLPYRLNRVATAVSEQLREVYGRKFGLTIPEWRVLATLAQFPRSTAKAAGRHARLHKTKVSRAVQALEERRWLARSENPDDRREEFLALTATGLQAYGAIVPDMTAFEARLLASLGPDGTRAVLHALDRLEDVLELGGGRPGPAPAGGPEQEP; translated from the coding sequence ATGCGCACTCTCGACCTCGAAGTATTCCTGCCCTACCGGCTGAACCGTGTGGCGACTGCCGTCTCCGAGCAGCTGCGTGAGGTCTATGGCCGCAAGTTCGGCCTCACCATTCCCGAATGGCGCGTGCTGGCGACCCTCGCCCAGTTTCCCCGCAGCACGGCGAAGGCGGCGGGCCGGCACGCGCGGCTGCACAAGACCAAAGTGAGCCGGGCGGTCCAGGCGCTCGAGGAGCGGCGCTGGCTCGCCCGCAGCGAAAACCCGGATGACCGGCGCGAGGAATTCCTCGCCTTGACGGCAACGGGCCTGCAGGCCTACGGCGCCATCGTCCCGGACATGACCGCGTTCGAGGCGCGCCTGCTGGCCTCGCTCGGGCCGGACGGCACGCGCGCGGTGCTGCACGCGCTCGACCGGCTGGAAGACGTGCTGGAGCTCGGCGGCGGACGCCCGGGCCCCGCGCCTGCGGGGGGCCCGGAGCAAGAGCCGTAA
- a CDS encoding response regulator transcription factor, translating into MAYRILVADDDPHIREIICFALEKAGMTALPARDGAETLRQFGLGAPDLVVLDVGMPEMDGLEVCRRIRKTSEVPVLFLSARDEEIDRVIGLEIGGDDYVTKPFSPRELVARVNAILKRVQTRPAPGPAPLSHGALALDPDAHAATFRAEPIALTAIEFAILRTLITRPGQVFSRTQILDAAYGGVIHVADRTIDSHVRNIRAKLAAAGCDSVIDTVHGVGFRIGRCRAEP; encoded by the coding sequence GTGGCCTACCGCATCCTCGTCGCCGACGACGACCCGCACATCCGCGAGATCATCTGCTTCGCGCTGGAGAAGGCGGGCATGACCGCCCTCCCCGCCCGCGATGGAGCCGAGACGCTGCGCCAGTTCGGTCTAGGCGCACCCGATCTGGTCGTGCTCGACGTGGGCATGCCGGAGATGGACGGGCTGGAGGTGTGCCGCCGCATCCGCAAAACCTCCGAGGTGCCGGTGCTGTTCCTCTCCGCGCGGGACGAGGAGATCGACCGGGTGATCGGCCTTGAGATCGGCGGCGATGATTATGTGACCAAGCCGTTCAGCCCGCGCGAGCTGGTGGCGCGGGTCAACGCCATCCTGAAGCGGGTTCAGACGAGGCCCGCCCCCGGCCCTGCGCCTCTCTCGCACGGCGCGCTCGCCCTCGATCCCGATGCACACGCGGCGACGTTCCGCGCCGAGCCCATCGCCCTCACCGCCATCGAGTTCGCCATCCTCAGGACGCTGATCACGCGGCCGGGACAGGTGTTCAGCCGCACCCAGATCCTCGATGCGGCCTATGGCGGGGTGATCCATGTGGCGGACCGAACCATCGACAGCCACGTACGGAACATCCGCGCCAAGCTCGCCGCCGCCGGCTGTGACAGCGTCATCGACACGGTGCATGGGGTGGGATTTCGCATCGGCCGATGCCGGGCCGAGCCGTGA
- a CDS encoding VOC family protein yields the protein MATAKNTICLWYDKDAEAAARFYAETFPNSSVSAVHRAPSDYPSGKAGDVLTVEFTVAGVPCLGLNGGPVFKHNEAFSFQIATDDQQETDRYWNAIVDNGGQESACGWCKDKWGISWQITPRVLTEALAAGGDEAKRAFAAMMNMKKIDVAGIEAARRG from the coding sequence ATGGCAACGGCAAAGAACACGATCTGCCTGTGGTACGACAAGGACGCCGAGGCTGCCGCCCGCTTCTACGCCGAGACCTTTCCGAACAGCTCGGTGAGCGCCGTCCACCGTGCTCCCAGCGACTACCCGTCCGGCAAGGCGGGCGACGTGCTGACGGTCGAATTCACAGTCGCCGGCGTCCCCTGTCTCGGCCTCAATGGCGGGCCCGTGTTCAAACATAACGAAGCCTTCTCATTCCAGATCGCCACCGACGACCAGCAGGAGACCGACCGCTACTGGAACGCCATCGTCGACAATGGCGGCCAGGAAAGTGCGTGCGGTTGGTGCAAGGACAAATGGGGCATCTCCTGGCAAATCACGCCACGCGTGCTGACCGAGGCGCTGGCTGCCGGCGGCGATGAAGCAAAGCGCGCGTTTGCCGCGATGATGAACATGAAGAAAATCGATGTCGCCGGGATCGAGGCGGCGCGGCGCGGCTGA
- the hmgA gene encoding homogentisate 1,2-dioxygenase: protein MNILPQPTLEGTRSSALVPGYMSGFGNSFETEALDGTLPIGRNSPQKINYGLYAEQLSGSPFTAPQAVNERSWLYRIRPAVKHSGRYHRVDKGFIRTAPMARDESDIALGQYRWSAIPLPQEKLTFIAGLRTITTAGDVDSQGGMAAHMAFVTASMENEYFFNADGELLVVAQEGALRFRTEFGVIDIAPGEICLIQRGVIFKVELIDGPARAYVCENYGATFTLPDRGPIGANCLANPRDFLTPVAAYEDKEEASLLYVKWGGELHVTEIGQSPLDVVAWHGNYAPYKYDLRHFSPVGALLFDHPDPSIFTVLTSPSGTPGTANIDFVIFPERWMVAENTFRPPWYHRNIMSEFMGLIYGVYDAKPAGFAPGGFSLHNLMLPHGPDEQAFEHASTGAQTPVKLENTLAFMFETRLPQRVTAYAAGVPQLQANYVDCWAGLKKRFDPTRRNAW from the coding sequence ATGAACATTCTGCCCCAACCCACTCTCGAAGGAACAAGGTCGAGCGCTCTCGTGCCCGGCTACATGTCCGGCTTCGGCAATTCCTTTGAAACCGAGGCGCTGGACGGCACCCTGCCCATCGGCCGCAACTCTCCGCAGAAGATCAATTACGGGCTTTATGCCGAGCAGCTCTCGGGCTCGCCCTTCACCGCGCCGCAGGCGGTGAACGAGCGCTCCTGGCTCTACCGGATCCGCCCCGCGGTGAAGCATTCGGGCCGGTATCACAGGGTGGATAAGGGCTTCATCCGTACCGCCCCGATGGCCCGTGACGAAAGCGACATCGCGCTCGGACAGTATCGCTGGAGTGCCATTCCGCTGCCGCAGGAGAAGCTCACCTTCATTGCCGGCCTGCGCACCATCACGACCGCCGGCGACGTCGACAGCCAAGGCGGCATGGCGGCGCACATGGCCTTCGTCACCGCCTCCATGGAGAACGAATATTTCTTCAATGCCGATGGCGAGCTGCTGGTGGTGGCGCAGGAAGGCGCCTTGCGCTTCCGTACCGAGTTCGGCGTCATCGACATCGCGCCCGGCGAGATCTGCCTCATCCAGCGCGGCGTCATCTTCAAGGTGGAGCTGATCGACGGGCCGGCCCGCGCCTATGTGTGCGAGAATTACGGCGCCACCTTCACCCTGCCGGATCGCGGCCCCATCGGCGCCAACTGCCTCGCCAACCCGCGCGATTTCCTCACCCCCGTCGCCGCCTATGAGGACAAGGAGGAGGCCTCCCTCCTCTATGTGAAATGGGGCGGGGAGCTGCACGTGACCGAGATCGGCCAGTCACCCCTCGACGTGGTGGCCTGGCACGGCAATTACGCCCCCTACAAATACGACCTGCGGCACTTCTCGCCGGTGGGCGCGCTGCTGTTCGACCACCCGGACCCGTCCATCTTCACCGTGCTCACCTCGCCCTCCGGCACGCCGGGCACGGCCAACATCGATTTCGTGATCTTCCCCGAGCGCTGGATGGTGGCGGAGAACACCTTCCGTCCGCCGTGGTACCACCGCAACATCATGTCCGAATTCATGGGCCTCATCTATGGCGTGTACGACGCGAAGCCCGCGGGCTTCGCGCCGGGTGGCTTCTCCCTGCACAATCTGATGCTGCCCCACGGGCCGGACGAGCAGGCGTTCGAGCACGCCTCCACCGGCGCGCAGACACCAGTGAAGCTGGAGAACACACTCGCCTTCATGTTCGAGACGCGCCTGCCCCAGCGCGTGACCGCCTATGCGGCCGGCGTGCCGCAGCTGCAGGCGAACTATGTGGACTGCTGGGCGGGCCTCAAGAAGCGCTTCGATCCCACCCGCCGGAACGCATGGTAG
- the maiA gene encoding maleylacetoacetate isomerase: MRLYGYFRSTSSYRVRIALALKGISCEQWPIHLVRGGGEQFSPAYLALNPTGRVPTLVLDDGTVLIQSPAILEYLDEAFPRPPLLPASLEGRAQVRAVAAIIGCDIHPLNNVSPLNVLRRELGHTEEDVSAWIARWIHAGFRAVEQWIGAEGYCFGPEPGLADIYLIPQVFSARRFNVPLDAYPRILRVDALAAEHPAFRTAHPAHQADAE; this comes from the coding sequence ATGCGGCTCTACGGCTATTTCCGCTCCACCTCGTCCTACCGGGTGCGGATCGCCCTCGCCTTGAAGGGCATCTCCTGCGAGCAATGGCCCATCCACCTGGTGCGGGGGGGCGGCGAGCAGTTCTCACCCGCCTATCTCGCCCTCAACCCGACGGGTCGCGTGCCGACCCTGGTGCTCGACGACGGCACGGTGCTCATCCAGTCCCCCGCCATCCTCGAATATCTCGACGAGGCCTTCCCGCGTCCCCCGCTGCTGCCTGCATCCCTGGAAGGGCGGGCGCAGGTGCGCGCCGTGGCCGCCATCATCGGCTGCGACATCCACCCGTTGAACAATGTTTCTCCGCTCAACGTCCTGCGCCGGGAGCTGGGACACACGGAGGAGGATGTCTCGGCCTGGATCGCCCGCTGGATCCATGCGGGATTCAGGGCCGTGGAGCAATGGATCGGCGCCGAGGGCTACTGCTTCGGGCCGGAGCCCGGCCTCGCCGACATCTATCTCATTCCCCAGGTGTTCTCGGCACGCCGCTTCAATGTTCCGCTCGACGCCTATCCGCGCATCCTGCGCGTCGACGCCCTCGCCGCGGAGCACCCGGCCTTCCGGACGGCCCATCCTGCGCATCAGGCCGATGCGGAATGA